The region GCAGCGTCTGGAAGCCCCTGAGCGTGCGGTAGTGTGAGTCCAGCATCAGCATGGCCAGAGAGGTCAGCTGTGCGGTGCGGTCCCAGCCATCACTGCAGTGCACCACCACCGAACTCTTACTGGACTCCACCTTATCCGCTATACGCACCGCTCCTGCCAACAAGAgctgagcgcacacacacacacacacacacacacacacctcagctgGGAACAGTGAAGATGTGGTGCTACGACAATCAAAATTGTTCAAAAATACCTTAAAACTGAGAAACTGCAAGAAACAAACATTTTATGCTAGACAGAGAtacaataatataaaataaaacaagtCCATTTAAGTGCTATTACTAAACACGACAGTTAAAGAGCAAAATTTACTTTCCACCAATTGCACAACTAGGACAAACGTGTGGTTGTTGGTTTGGTAGAAAAAGTAGCAACACGtgtaagtgcgtgtgtgtgtgagatgatgtCTACCCTGATGTACTCGAGCCAGTGTGTGGTGTCTATTCCTGAGTGCCAGTGAAGCTCGTCGATGGTGGGATACACCACATCCTTCAGCTTACGAAGAGACTCCCGCATCACATGAATGTTGGGGATATCCAGGAAATTCAGCTCCACATTGGGATAGATGTTCTCACTCTCATAACCACCATCTTTGGACTGGTGAGGAGtgaagaggggaggagtgaggaggggaggagaggagaggagtgaggaggggaggagaggggaggagtgaggaggggaggagaggagaggaatgaggaggggaggagaggggaggagtgaggaggggaggagaggggaggagtgaggaggggaggagaggaggatgaaATAAAAACAAGCAGCTTTTTCAACCACAGCACTAAAATGTACTTAAATCTTAATCACTACATcacataatttaaaaaaatcccCCCAAAATACCTCTGGGGCtgtacatttaaaaaccatccaTACGTCCCGTCTACCGTCCTGCCGTAGCGAGACGCGTCCATGTTTACCTTATTCGAATCTGCCACGCTGAGCTGCCTGGCGTCAAATATGGTGAGCTTGTGTGATTGTGCGTTGGCGTCCATGATGGTTTGCAGGTAGCGCTCGTCATCCTTACAGCGGCGGTCGGAGGGCCCCACCAGCGGCTGGCTGCACCGCACGATGGTGGCCTGAGTCTCCGGGTGGATCCAGGACAGGACCTGGGAGAGACGGCGCTCGCAGTTGCAGAAGATGCGTTCTATAGTACATCTATAAAAAACGTATTAGAACCTCCCCACTCAGACCAAGGAGACCTCAACTCCTGGAAAGCTAAAACAACGGACTCTTTCTACCTCTTTCTCATTCGGCAATGGTTTTATGCATTTcctaaaattaaaaaataatcttTCACTGAACTGATAcaggcaaaacaaaaaaagatcAAAATTCATACGAGCATCATTCTTAGCAATGCAGGCTACCACACAGAGGTGAAACCGACCCAATCAGTGttcagaggacacacacacacccgtgcgCACATCAGCATAAGCACACACTGACCGGGATGCGGTGCTTGGCCCTGAAAGAGGCTACTCTCTTAAGATCGTCATCTTTGAAGCTCGTTGGGATGACCAGCAGTGCAGGATACGTGTCACACACTTCGTAATTGCTGTTTATCTTGCTGATTGTCCAGCTTTCATTGGGCAGACCCTACAGACAGAAAGGCAAAGAGCTAGACCATCAAGAACACGGTTAGTATTATTCTATTCTAAAACATTATTCTGAATGTTTTAATATGGAGTAGTGTGGAGTAACGGTTATGGTTAAAacatctcacctgtctcttatACTCTGCTGCTGGATCATAAACCTTCCACCCATCTACAGGATATGCTTCTTTATATTGGAAAGCAAACAGCGGCTGAGAAACGGAAGAAGGTCCAGGTCCAGATTAATGGTTTTAAAAGCACTCTGGTAATGAAGTGGAACTTCACTGCACTGTGATCCTGCATATTGACAACCTGACATGAATAAAGACCGGTTCACTCACCAGATCATTGGACAGTGGGAAGGCATACTGAGTTATGAGAGTCTCAAGTTCCTCATTATTCTGTTCCTCCTGCTTGTACAGAAACCTGGGGCTTCTCATGTCCTGAGGGCGGAGAGAATAACTGAAATGTCAGTGAAGACCACCCATCAGCCTTTGAAGAGATCATAAGAGCAAACTGAATCATCACGATGTTATGCTATTCCATCGTTCTGCTCAAACTGTGGGGGAGGAGCTGATggcgggggcgggggcggggcttcaccTTGCAGACAATCTCCAAGCCCCGCATGTTCTCCCCATGGTTCTGGACACCGAAGCTCTCCAACCTGCTGATCGCGCCCAGGTTCACGTCCAGCACAAACGGAGGCTCCTGGACACATGCAAAGAGGGACGGGGGCATGAATCTGGTGACAGGGGCCGACTTCCATTCCACAAACAAACATGGTGGCGGggtagaagggggggggggggggtgcactgGTGCGACGTTACCCTCTCCAAACTGATGAAGTACAGTTTGTAGTCAGTGAGCGTCAGTGTGCCGGTGACTGCTCCGGTGAACGGACAGATGTACGTTACATCTTTAGCTGGGGAGGAAAGCACAAGAGTCCTGGTGTCAGGGCGGGACCAGCTGCTGGGGAATACCGTTCAGCGCTATGGAAACGACACCGTGGAaaagggatggggggggggggaatcagCACAGCAGAAGGACTCACCAGTGAATTTTACGCTCTCTCCGGGGACCAGTGGAAGTTCATCCATAGCAACCAGCTTTTGCGCCTCTTTCAATGCCTGCTACACAACCACGTTTAAAAAGCATTAGGACCGTGACTGGCAAAGGCAGCAGCCATAATGCACCGACCTCTCACACGTACACAGGGGCCTCTGCAGCACACCAAGGACACTAGGAACCCACAGACTAGCCTGCTGAAATATCACGTCATATTTAACACCACAGCAGCCATCGCAAGGTTGGTTTTTGCCTCCCTGAGTAACGTACACTGCGAAGGCGATTTCCGTTTCAGCAGTAACGCACTCTTGCGTGCGCGGCTCGGAGAGCTCTGCTCTCCTGCAGcctgtgttcagtgtgaggTTGAAAGACAAGCAGGTAGGGGAGGGGAAGGCGGCGTTCTGGGATCGGTGAACATTAGCGTGCGGCAGAGACAGCGGGGAGACAGgctggaaggggggggggggggggggggggggggcactgcagCCTTAGTGGGCCAGAAGGGAGGGGTGAGGACCTAGAAGCTAGAGAAACACTTGCCCCAGCAGGAAGAGGCAGCTGAGACGCACTGTCCCACTGACAGCCATGTTCTTCACCAGAGTCCTGGAACCGGACACGGGggtgggagagggggaggggcacaggGGTAAAGGGAGGAGCAGAGAACAGTTAACACTGCTATGCAGAAAAGCAACAGATTCACCAGACAGAGGAAGGaaaggggggggagagaaaagagaaaagacaaGAGCGGCGATGGCAGAGAGGCCTGGAGGATGATGTGCGTGCCTCCCACACAGAGACAGGAAGTGTGCAGTGAGGAAACAGAGACaggccacacccctcacctcacaACAGCAATACAACAGAGCTACCTAGCTTCCTTTATCATTCACAACCCATCCTGTAGAACATGAAAATAGCTACACTTATTTACGTCCACGTGTGTCTGGTGTAGGCTAATTTTTAGTATATCCTTCCCTGAAAATAATCGTTTTAATTACCCAGATAAAATTCAAGAAGCAACATCCATAATGACATTTTCATCAGTACAGAGCCCAACATATAATCCAATAGGATGAAAAAGTAAATAGTCCATACAGATTAGATGTACATGTACACTGGGGATCCTGAATACACAAGGCTCGGATTTAAGACAATGTGATGTTGAGCGAGTTGTCAACAACAGACACGGTTTTAGACAACATTCTTTTCTCAAAAATCGACTACATATGTTAGCCATTTCACCACAGCTGTAGTGTTATGGTCTGTTGCTAAATTCGGTTTCTtagtgtttgtctgtttgttttacTCTAACTACTGTAACTTGTCTGGCTTCCCCTATAGCCGTATCCTTTGCTATacacaaaataaatacataaagagAATAATAACTGCACAAGGCCTCTTAGAGTGCCAATAGTCTCTGATTTACATAGCTATGCAACTGTAGTTGACTACAGATGTGCTGTGGTTAGATTCTGAACATCTATCCTTCGCACAACCTGATGCATACAGATACATACATACTGAACAGTACAGACCCAGGATCAGGTTTGGTGCTTTCATAATCTAATAAAGTTAACTGGTTATGTGAAGGAGTTCAAAAGGCCAGCAACTCTCTGAGATAGTCTTACCCTCAAATTAGGCCTCCTGGATACCTGTAATCCACAGATAATGACATTTTAAAGATggaatgaaaacacacacacacacacacacacacacacacacacaaatgagtgGTGCTGGCTGGATAACTCTTATCAAGTCTGAGACTATATCACCAGAGAAAAGCTCAAACATGCAGCAAAGTGACCAGTGATTTATCAACCCTCTATTATCACATCAGCAACAACTGCAACGTTCTTGAGAATTAAAAAATGCAATGCAGGCCTACTGATTTTGGGCTATCCAGGGAAGTTGACTTGTTATAAGAATAACAAGACATCTTTCAGATTCTACTGAAACCTAATGACTGTACAACATTTGTAATAAACATACACTGAGACGCAAAGCAAAAGCTAGCAcaaaaaaatgtcttttttggTCCATCTCCATCATAGTCCATAACGGTACAGAGCTATTTACACCAGGTGCTTTATTGGTAATGTACACCTCAATCAGCAGTGGCGCAATAAGACTAGGCGGAGACACACGTATGCACATCTGCATGCTTTTCGGCTCTGAACTCTTACCCTATACTCCGTCTTCCACCCAGTCTGTTGGTCAGAAAGCAAAATGCATGTACCACAATGATAAATATAACACCAACAAATGGAGATTACAGAATGTGTGGAACAGTACATTGACCAATTagtcctttaaaaaaatcataGCTGCCTATTCATTTTAATATGCTAAGATTGCTCTTCACTGAAACACAAGGGGAAACGAAACTAATTTCCTTCCGTCTACTAAAAAATGATCTTTAACCGCTAAACTTGTGCGCGGTCTAGCCATGAACGCTTCTTGGGTGTGATGACAACTTGAGCTGAAGTGGAACTGCTAGATGAGTCCAATATTTGCTGTGCTCACCTTACTGTCGCGGGGCGCTACCTCAGGAGGAACCGTGGCAGATATCTGACTGGAGATGGTGGCTGCGATCAGCTGCTTGCACCACTCCACATGAGAACCGGTGGGGCTGAAACGGGCCACACAGGACGGTCAGCACCGTGGACGAGGACTCGGTGGATCAGTGCTCATTTGAGTAATTAGGAGCGGCTACTTGTTTTTAATTGGACTTTTATTTAATTGTGTCCTCAATTAGAAGGAGCCAAGAAAACGGATTACGAGGCCACTAAATGTCTAGTGAAGACAGTCGGTTGTAAATTGGCCTTATGTGGCTGAATGATTACAACTCCTTCCTTGATATTAAACAGCTATAAACGCATCAAGACTAGGTCGCAAATTATGACTATATATTCGGACTAGTAAATGCATTCTCTGTAATAATACGTAGGCTAAACGGGTTTTAATTTGGGTTTTGGTGCCAGTGCTTCTCGTTACTTTTGAGTAACATGGACGTTTGGAAGCATGCTGGCAAAATAACAGACACACGGGATGGATGGTGTCGGCTGCGCATTGCGcgtccaagtgtgtgtgtgtttaaggtaTCCCACGATATTCGTTTTCGCATAAAATGATGAGGCTGTTTTCACCTGTCCAACGAATCCCCGCTCTCTTGCCGAGACCCCAGGTTTCCACCAAACGTTCGTGGTTTCCTCAGCACGGGGCTGTCCGAGACAGACGCTTGTTTTTCCATTTCGCCCTCTTGACCACTAATCCAGGCTGTCAGATAATCTTTCTCCACCGACAGGAGAGTGATGCTTTAATCGGAGTTATTTTTAAGATGCCATTGACGTCTGCTGTTTTCCTCTGCTATCGACAAGAGGCTCCGGACGTGGTCATTGCTTCCTGTAGGTTTTGCTTTTCTGTTGCTGACAAATAGCGCTTGTGTTTACTTATAACGAGGAAGCGGCCATCTCAGATATGGACcctccactcactcacacaaagTCCATTTCACATTTTTCTACCGTTGTAAGCATCAGCATCAGCGTGAACACACAGTACGGTCTTCACTGCTCGCTTCTGTGGAGCAGATCCGTGCCAGATTTTAAAGCAATCCAGACAACAAAAACGTGAAATCTAATACGTTACACAAAGGTAACGTTCCCTAACGTGGCAAATTGAAAAGCAAAAAAAGTTatttatgaataaataattgcttgatttattttacagcagggtgttttttcaaaaaaaatatTGCTGGCCTGGTTTTGTCATGAGTAAATGTAGGACAAACGCAATCTGCGCCCCTGAATTGCATTTCACTGTGCAGAACTTGTAATACATTCAACCTAAACCCTAAGGACATCATTGCCTTCTTGGTGAGACATGACGTACAGTAGGGTAACGTGTGGCGTCAGTATCGTGTAGGATATCGTGTATCCAGGGCTGCatgtgctagctagctaacgcaTTACTAACGTCTCAGTTCCCACACCGTCACGTAGGAACTTCTGAACCCTAGTGAGAACGGACCCTACATGTTTCTGTAACGTTGGTTTCATTGTACGTTTTTACTTCTTGcaagtaaatgtaattacttCAGGAGTTCTTGTCCAGAGCTACAGTTAATTGTTGCAGGACACCCACAAACCCAAGTTATTCACCGAACAAAACGGCAAACAAGACTGAAATGCAGCATTGCCGTATACGTGtgaaatctttaaattaatttaatCAGCATTATTTACAGAACAAGAGCCGGCCATCAAACAGTGGAGCATACAGGAGgaagaacaaaaacacaaaagtcGACCCATGAAAGGCCCAACAAAGAATTcctaaaaaataaaagaaacaaaaaacacaagtgCAGCACTCCTCCGCTCGATCTCCCACACAGAGCAAAGGACTTGAGAACACTTCCCTACCGACAGCCTTACACACATTTGAGATTGTTCTCAAATCGGTCATAAATTCAACCTAAATGCCCACTAAGTAAAGAAATACATGATGTCCACCAATTACCAACTGTTCAACCaatcaaaatacattttgtTATTACTTTCCATTTTTATAAAACTGTCAAATTTTACACtgaataaaataattatattttaCAACAATAGAACTTTTCAACAGTAAAATAGGCTTTGTTGAGGTAATTACATAGTTATGGtacttgtaaaaaataaaaaatagattttcccccttaaaaacacaaccaacagcaaagtgtttgtgtttgttttatggtttttttcttctctattaCTTCTAACAGTATGGTTTAAACTTCATCTCCTCATTGAGGCCAAAGACTTCAAAAGGTAAGCTTTTCTGAGACAGCATTAGTAATAGCAACCAGGTGCCCTGCGGAACTGCCGGCCTTAATCAGTATTTGCAATAGGCAGAGCGGACTCTGGAGCAGCTCACCAGGGTCCCAACGTCCAGCCCATTATCTTCTGGCTTGAGCTCAGAGGAACCAGGTAGGTCGTGGGACCTTCCATCCGTAGGAAAAGACCCGCGACCTAGCTGAAGTCTCCGTGGCGATTGTATTTCAATTTAAGAGGTAACCCAAAGCCACAGGTGCACGGCAAACCCAAGGGCGATCCTGTCAAAGGCCAAAAGCCAAAAGAAGTCATTCTCCATTACCACTGATGCCACCtacagaaaaaaaaggttttgctTATAAAATGTCTACTTGAGGTTATAGGATACCTCAGATAGAAAAGGCACAGAACTGGTCTCTCTAGCCACTAAACCCTGGTTCTGTTTGATAAGCGTATCCAAAGCATTTTTAGGACTTTTTCCTCCCAGTCTGCAGACGTGTCTGTCTTGAGCAGCCAATGCCCTGTATGCttgaaacaaaacaacattCACACAATGTCGAGACAAACACTTCGTGGACTCTCTCAAGACGAATGCTTTGTGGCGTGTCACGGTCACAAATTCGTCCAAGTC is a window of Brachyhypopomus gauderio isolate BG-103 chromosome 14, BGAUD_0.2, whole genome shotgun sequence DNA encoding:
- the mtmr1a gene encoding myotubularin-related protein 1a isoform X2, whose protein sequence is MEKQASVSDSPVLRKPRTFGGNLGSRQESGDSLDSPTGSHVEWCKQLIAATISSQISATVPPEVAPRDSKTGWKTEYRVSRRPNLRDSGEEHGCQWDSASQLPLPAGALKEAQKLVAMDELPLVPGESVKFTAKDVTYICPFTGAVTGTLTLTDYKLYFISLEREPPFVLDVNLGAISRLESFGVQNHGENMRGLEIVCKDMRSPRFLYKQEEQNNEELETLITQYAFPLSNDLPLFAFQYKEAYPVDGWKVYDPAAEYKRQGLPNESWTISKINSNYEVCDTYPALLVIPTSFKDDDLKRVASFRAKHRIPVLSWIHPETQATIVRCSQPLVGPSDRRCKDDERYLQTIMDANAQSHKLTIFDARQLSVADSNKSKDGGYESENIYPNVELNFLDIPNIHVMRESLRKLKDVVYPTIDELHWHSGIDTTHWLEYIRLLLAGAVRIADKVESSKSSVVVHCSDGWDRTAQLTSLAMLMLDSHYRTLRGFQTLLEKEWISFGHKFTSRVGHGDKNHANSERSPLFVQFVDCVWQMMRQFPSAFEFNELFLITILDHLYSCLFGTFLYNSEQERMEKEVQSKTVSLWSYVNSQLEEFTNPFYVDYENQVLYPLASLRHLELWVGYYVRWNPHMRPQMPVHQNLKELQFLRAELQKKVEELQREASSSRSISSSSEHASSPSHGGTPLHTAV
- the mtmr1a gene encoding myotubularin-related protein 1a isoform X5; protein product: MEKQASVSDSPVLRKPRTFGGNLGSRQESGDSLDSPTGSHVEWCKQLIAATISSQISATVPPEVAPRDSKTGWKTEYRDSGEEHGCQWDSASQLPLPAGALKEAQKLVAMDELPLVPGESVKFTAKDVTYICPFTGAVTGTLTLTDYKLYFISLEREPPFVLDVNLGAISRLESFGVQNHGENMRGLEIVCKDMRSPRFLYKQEEQNNEELETLITQYAFPLSNDLPLFAFQYKEAYPVDGWKVYDPAAEYKRQGLPNESWTISKINSNYEVCDTYPALLVIPTSFKDDDLKRVASFRAKHRIPVLSWIHPETQATIVRCSQPLVGPSDRRCKDDERYLQTIMDANAQSHKLTIFDARQLSVADSNKSKDGGYESENIYPNVELNFLDIPNIHVMRESLRKLKDVVYPTIDELHWHSGIDTTHWLEYIRLLLAGAVRIADKVESSKSSVVVHCSDGWDRTAQLTSLAMLMLDSHYRTLRGFQTLLEKEWISFGHKFTSRVGHGDKNHANSERSPLFVQFVDCVWQMMRQFPSAFEFNELFLITILDHLYSCLFGTFLYNSEQERMEKEVQSKTVSLWSYVNSQLEEFTNPFYVDYENQVLYPLASLRHLELWVGYYVRWNPHMRPQMPVHQNLKELQFLRAELQKKVEELQREASSSRSISSSSEHASSPSHGGTPLHTAV
- the mtmr1a gene encoding myotubularin-related protein 1a isoform X3; translation: MEKQASVSDSPVLRKPRTFGGNLGSRQESGDSLDSPTGSHVEWCKQLIAATISSQISATVPPEVAPRDSKTGWKTEYRDSGEEHGCQWDSASQLPLPAGQALKEAQKLVAMDELPLVPGESVKFTAKDVTYICPFTGAVTGTLTLTDYKLYFISLEREPPFVLDVNLGAISRLESFGVQNHGENMRGLEIVCKDMRSPRFLYKQEEQNNEELETLITQYAFPLSNDLPLFAFQYKEAYPVDGWKVYDPAAEYKRQGLPNESWTISKINSNYEVCDTYPALLVIPTSFKDDDLKRVASFRAKHRIPVLSWIHPETQATIVRCSQPLVGPSDRRCKDDERYLQTIMDANAQSHKLTIFDARQLSVADSNKSKDGGYESENIYPNVELNFLDIPNIHVMRESLRKLKDVVYPTIDELHWHSGIDTTHWLEYIRLLLAGAVRIADKVESSKSSVVVHCSDGWDRTAQLTSLAMLMLDSHYRTLRGFQTLLEKEWISFGHKFTSRVGHGDKNHANSERSPLFVQFVDCVWQMMRQFPSAFEFNELFLITILDHLYSCLFGTFLYNSEQERMEKEVQSKTVSLWSYVNSQLEEFTNPFYVDYENQVLYPLASLRHLELWVGYYVRWNPHMRPQMPVHQNLKELQFLRAELQKKVEELQREASSSRSISSSSEHASSPSHGGTPLHTAV
- the mtmr1a gene encoding myotubularin-related protein 1a isoform X4, with translation MEKQASVSDSPVLRKPRTFGGNLGSRQESGDSLDSPTGSHVEWCKQLIAATISSQISATVPPEVAPRDSKVSRRPNLRDSGEEHGCQWDSASQLPLPAGQALKEAQKLVAMDELPLVPGESVKFTAKDVTYICPFTGAVTGTLTLTDYKLYFISLEREPPFVLDVNLGAISRLESFGVQNHGENMRGLEIVCKDMRSPRFLYKQEEQNNEELETLITQYAFPLSNDLPLFAFQYKEAYPVDGWKVYDPAAEYKRQGLPNESWTISKINSNYEVCDTYPALLVIPTSFKDDDLKRVASFRAKHRIPVLSWIHPETQATIVRCSQPLVGPSDRRCKDDERYLQTIMDANAQSHKLTIFDARQLSVADSNKSKDGGYESENIYPNVELNFLDIPNIHVMRESLRKLKDVVYPTIDELHWHSGIDTTHWLEYIRLLLAGAVRIADKVESSKSSVVVHCSDGWDRTAQLTSLAMLMLDSHYRTLRGFQTLLEKEWISFGHKFTSRVGHGDKNHANSERSPLFVQFVDCVWQMMRQFPSAFEFNELFLITILDHLYSCLFGTFLYNSEQERMEKEVQSKTVSLWSYVNSQLEEFTNPFYVDYENQVLYPLASLRHLELWVGYYVRWNPHMRPQMPVHQNLKELQFLRAELQKKVEELQREASSSRSISSSSEHASSPSHGGTPLHTAV
- the mtmr1a gene encoding myotubularin-related protein 1a isoform X14, with protein sequence MEKQASVSDSPVLRKPRTFGGNLGSRQESGDSLDSPTGSHVEWCKQLIAATISSQISATVPPEVAPRDSKQALKEAQKLVAMDELPLVPGESVKFTAKDVTYICPFTGAVTGTLTLTDYKLYFISLEREPPFVLDVNLGAISRLESFGVQNHGENMRGLEIVCKDMRSPRFLYKQEEQNNEELETLITQYAFPLSNDLPLFAFQYKEAYPVDGWKVYDPAAEYKRQGLPNESWTISKINSNYEVCDTYPALLVIPTSFKDDDLKRVASFRAKHRIPVLSWIHPETQATIVRCSQPLVGPSDRRCKDDERYLQTIMDANAQSHKLTIFDARQLSVADSNKSKDGGYESENIYPNVELNFLDIPNIHVMRESLRKLKDVVYPTIDELHWHSGIDTTHWLEYIRLLLAGAVRIADKVESSKSSVVVHCSDGWDRTAQLTSLAMLMLDSHYRTLRGFQTLLEKEWISFGHKFTSRVGHGDKNHANSERSPLFVQFVDCVWQMMRQFPSAFEFNELFLITILDHLYSCLFGTFLYNSEQERMEKEVQSKTVSLWSYVNSQLEEFTNPFYVDYENQVLYPLASLRHLELWVGYYVRWNPHMRPQMPVHQNLKELQFLRAELQKKVEELQREASSSRSISSSSEHASSPSHGGTPLHTAV
- the mtmr1a gene encoding myotubularin-related protein 1a isoform X6, which codes for MEKQASVSDSPVLRKPRTFGGNLGSRQESGDSLDSPTGSHVEWCKQLIAATISSQISATVPPEVAPRDSKVSRRPNLRDSGEEHGCQWDSASQLPLPAGALKEAQKLVAMDELPLVPGESVKFTAKDVTYICPFTGAVTGTLTLTDYKLYFISLEREPPFVLDVNLGAISRLESFGVQNHGENMRGLEIVCKDMRSPRFLYKQEEQNNEELETLITQYAFPLSNDLPLFAFQYKEAYPVDGWKVYDPAAEYKRQGLPNESWTISKINSNYEVCDTYPALLVIPTSFKDDDLKRVASFRAKHRIPVLSWIHPETQATIVRCSQPLVGPSDRRCKDDERYLQTIMDANAQSHKLTIFDARQLSVADSNKSKDGGYESENIYPNVELNFLDIPNIHVMRESLRKLKDVVYPTIDELHWHSGIDTTHWLEYIRLLLAGAVRIADKVESSKSSVVVHCSDGWDRTAQLTSLAMLMLDSHYRTLRGFQTLLEKEWISFGHKFTSRVGHGDKNHANSERSPLFVQFVDCVWQMMRQFPSAFEFNELFLITILDHLYSCLFGTFLYNSEQERMEKEVQSKTVSLWSYVNSQLEEFTNPFYVDYENQVLYPLASLRHLELWVGYYVRWNPHMRPQMPVHQNLKELQFLRAELQKKVEELQREASSSRSISSSSEHASSPSHGGTPLHTAV